From a region of the Candidatus Poribacteria bacterium genome:
- a CDS encoding sulfatase-like hydrolase/transferase: MENRPNILWICSDQQRYDSLGCYGNPFVQTPNLNRLAQDGVLFEHAYSQSPVCTPSRASFLTGRYPRTTRCRQNGQAIPPDELLVTKCLHDAGYVCGLAGKLHLAPCNPSVCKGTEQRIDDGYDQFFWSHDPNDAWFTHDYTQWLRDKGLHRNSKPFQGSKHVQVIPSEEHSQTTWSIERTISFIGSAKQFNQPWLFSLNMFDPHHAFDPPIAALERYRPMLDDIPLPNYVEGELEDKPIWQRIDHAGAYGNRAGYPYKDMSDADHRWIRAAYWAMIDVIDAQVGRLLNFLEETGQRENTIVIFTSDHGEMLGDHGIYLKGPYFYEPAIRVPLIISGPGMLNNGARSDALVELVDLAPTLLQASNMEQPVGMQGQSLLPLLTGETELDTHRDDVYCEYYNAMGWHREPAAHATMVRSRQHKIVVAHGTGSGELYDLDSDSIETDNLWNSPESTPIKLEMQERVMDRMAWTVDPLPMRQAPW, from the coding sequence CATTAGGGTGTTACGGAAATCCGTTTGTCCAAACACCGAATTTGAATAGATTGGCACAGGACGGTGTGCTTTTTGAACACGCTTACTCGCAAAGTCCCGTCTGTACACCGAGCCGAGCAAGTTTCCTCACCGGACGCTATCCACGGACAACACGCTGCAGGCAAAATGGTCAGGCAATTCCACCGGATGAATTACTCGTGACAAAGTGCCTCCACGATGCTGGATATGTCTGCGGTTTAGCGGGTAAACTACATCTCGCACCCTGCAATCCGAGCGTCTGCAAAGGTACAGAGCAACGCATTGATGACGGATATGACCAGTTTTTCTGGTCACACGACCCAAATGATGCTTGGTTCACACATGATTACACACAGTGGTTACGGGATAAAGGGCTCCACCGGAATAGCAAACCGTTCCAAGGATCGAAACACGTCCAAGTAATTCCATCAGAAGAACACAGTCAAACGACATGGTCCATCGAACGTACAATATCATTCATCGGAAGTGCTAAGCAGTTTAATCAACCGTGGCTTTTCTCTCTGAATATGTTTGACCCACACCACGCGTTTGATCCACCCATAGCCGCATTAGAACGCTACCGACCTATGCTTGATGATATACCGTTGCCCAACTACGTTGAAGGCGAACTCGAAGATAAACCCATCTGGCAACGGATTGATCACGCCGGGGCATACGGCAACAGAGCTGGATATCCGTACAAAGACATGAGCGATGCCGATCATCGGTGGATACGCGCCGCTTATTGGGCTATGATTGATGTCATTGACGCGCAAGTTGGACGTTTACTGAATTTTTTGGAAGAGACTGGGCAGCGTGAGAACACAATCGTTATTTTTACATCCGACCATGGGGAAATGCTTGGAGACCACGGTATTTACCTTAAGGGACCTTATTTTTATGAACCCGCTATTCGCGTTCCTCTGATTATCTCTGGACCGGGAATGCTGAACAACGGTGCGCGCTCAGACGCACTCGTAGAATTGGTGGATCTCGCACCAACCCTACTTCAGGCAAGCAATATGGAGCAGCCCGTAGGCATGCAGGGACAAAGCCTACTACCCCTGCTCACAGGTGAAACAGAGCTGGATACACACCGAGATGATGTCTATTGTGAGTATTACAACGCGATGGGTTGGCATCGCGAACCTGCAGCGCACGCCACGATGGTACGGAGCAGACAGCATAAGATAGTCGTGGCACACGGAACAGGAAGCGGGGAACTCTACGATCTTGACTCTGATTCGATAGAAACCGATAATCTCTGGAATTCTCCGGAGAGTACGCCTATTAAACTCGAGATGCAGGAACGAGTTATGGATCGGATGGCGTGGACGGTGGATCCTCTTCCGATGCGTCAGGCTCCGTGGTAG
- a CDS encoding helix-turn-helix domain-containing protein produces MRIRHTVVEYNLEEAARMLGISPADLKRAVSTGHLQYYYQLGDGNYRFHEASLRANKDLLSQEDYLTQVLSMCSSSETTTEPDASEEDPPSTPSDP; encoded by the coding sequence ATGCGAATACGCCATACTGTGGTTGAATACAACCTTGAAGAGGCGGCACGGATGCTCGGAATCTCACCCGCAGACCTCAAGCGGGCGGTCAGTACTGGGCACCTCCAGTATTACTACCAACTCGGTGACGGTAATTATCGGTTCCATGAGGCGAGTCTTCGTGCCAATAAAGACTTGCTTTCGCAGGAGGACTATCTTACTCAAGTGCTAAGCATGTGTTCATCTTCAGAGACTACCACGGAGCCTGACGCATCGGAAGAGGATCCACCGTCCACGCCATCCGATCCATAA